The genomic interval GGAGGACACGACGTGCCTAGCTCCAGCCGTTACTGCGGCCTCTAGCACGGCTGAGATAGATTCTTTTGAATCGTTTAAGCCCGGGATTATCGGGTCATATCTCAGGACGACTGGCACGCCGGCTTCTGTAAGCTTCTTTATCGCATAGATTCTCCTCGATGGGAAGGGTGCGCCCGGCTCTAGCCTTCTCGCCAGGGTCTCGTCGAGTGTTGTGATGGTTATTGATACGACGCTTCTCGCCTTGGAAAGTATGTCTATATCACGGGTTACTAGGTCAGATTTAGTGACTATCTCAATGACATAGTTGTCTGAAACTAGCTCAAGGAGGCGCCTAGTGTATTGGTACTTTGACTCCAGAGGCTGGTAGGGGTCGCTACTACTGCTTATGTTGATTATTGATCCCCTAGGTATCTTTGAAATATCTTTTCTGGCAGTCTCTAAAAAGTTGGCTTTGGGGCGAGGATTGAAAAAGTTCTTTATGTAGCTGGATGCATAGCAGTAGAGGCACCTGTGCTGGCAACCTGTGTAGGGGTTTACTGTATACTTGAAAGGACAGGTGCACAGGCTTTTTCCTCGCCATGGGTCAAAAGGTCGAATGTAGCTCATTGGGCCTCTCCGTCGATATTTACTCAGAGTTTTCTTGGAAACATAAATTTTTATGGTACAAAATGTGTTGAGGCATGATGGATGAAGAGGAAGTCCAGGAAAGGGCATCCCCCTTTGCTAGGCTCGAGTACGAAGAATGGAAGAGACACCAGACTCCACACCTAGAGGCAAAGGAGAAGACAAGCCAGTGGCTCTTCTTTATTGTGCTGGGCTCTCTCATGAGTTTACTAGCGATATATCTCTTGCTTTTCCTTTAAGGCATTTTTATTTAAACATTTCCAGATATGTTTTAATGCAGTTTTAAAAAGAATCTTTCCACGATAAAGAATGCCAAAGGTAAATGTGGCAGTAGCTGGTCTGGGACGAATTGGCAAGGTTCACGCAGAAATAACTTTTACTCGGCTAGAAAACGCCCGCCTAGTCGCAGTCATGGATGTAGTTTCCGAGTTGGCCAACTCTGTTGCAGAAAAATACAAAGTAAAGGCTTATACAGACTATGACGCGTTGCTCAAAGACCCAGAGGTAGATGCTGTCTTCATAACGACTCCTACTAATCTCCACAAGGAAATGATAGTTAAAGCCGCGGAAGCCGGCAAACACGTGTTTACCGAGAAGCCTATAACTGTCACATCCAGTGAGGCCATCGAGGCAATCAAGGCCGCTGAAAAGGCCGACGTCAAGCTAATGGTCGGCTACATGCGAAGATTCGACGATGCTTACGCTACAGCAAAGAAGAAAATTGTTGAAGGCTCAATCGGAAATCCCCTAGTCTTTATAAATATTGCTCGGGACCCAGGGGCGCCGCCCGGATGGGCACAGGATCCCAGACTAAGCGGCGGCATATTTCTGGACATGCTTTCCCACGACTTCGACATGGCCCGGTACCTAATGGGTAAAGAAGTTAAGGAGGTCTATGTCAAGGGCGACGCGCTCCTCTACAACGAAATTAAGCAGAAAGGCGACTTAGACGTGGTAACAATCAATTTCGAGTTCGAGGGAGGAGGATACGGTCTAATACACGGGAGCAGGAAAAGCGTCTTCGGCTATGACCTTCGTACAGAAATCATGGGAACAGACGGCACTATATATGTTGGGTCACAAACTGACCCCAATCTAGCCGTGGGATCCAAGGACGGGTTGATATACAGAGGGGTTCAATGGTTCTGGTCAAGGTTCTATGACGCATATGTCCTTGAGGACGCTGCCTTCATCAACTCGATACTGCGGGACGAGAAGCCACCGATAACGGGGGTAGACGGATTAAGGGTCGTCGAGATAGCTGAAGCATGCTGGAGGAGTGTCAAGGAACAAAGACCAATTTCCGTTAGAAGAACCCTTTAAAAGAAAGCTTTTTTCATTCTTCCCAGTATTTTCTTGTCCTCGTATAGTTTGCCTCTGCCTGGAGAACATTCCTCGCTAGAGCCTCCATGCTGACGCCTTTTGATAATATGTTTTTAGCAGTTGTGGGCCCAACACCGTGACCTGCGAGGACAAATACTGCTGGATATCCATACGACAAGACAAGAGAAGCGGATTGCCTAGCTTTCTCAACAAATTTTTTCTCGTCTGCTGACAGGTTTTCCTTTCTCCTCCATTTTTCGAGGATCTTTATCTTTTCTTCCTCGTATGGTCTTAGAACTGCGAGGGCTCTTGAGCCACAACGCGGACACTTGGAAAACAAATGGTAATCAGCAACCTTTATTGTCTGCCACCATTGTCCACAGTTTATACAGTAGAGTAGGACGTGCGAGTTCTCGATCCTCTTTATAATTGCCTGTATGATGCCAGAGGCGGGTATATCTGATGCAACTACACCCGCCTTCACGGTCGGCTTCTCAAATATTAACTGCGCTAGAGGTGTCAAGTCGTTTAGTTCTTTTATTATTATTGGTCTTTTGCCTCTTTCTATGTCTTGTAGGAATTCTTCTACTGAACGAAGGTCGAAGTGCTCAAATATAGTTGCCCTTATAGCTTCCGCATCGACAGGCGTCCCTACAAGTTTCCTCCTAATATTTGACAAGACTCCTGGCTCTGGTCTCGACTTCTTTATGTCTATTATGCCCATCTTTGAAGCAACGTGTGTGAACTCAATTAGATATGAATTGCTCTCCCGTATAACATCGCTGAGAAAACGAAGTTTCCATTTCAGCCCCTCCACCAATATTTCTCTAAGCTTTCCCGGCGGCACATAAGACTCGCTAACAAGCAGAACCCTGTAGGGGTCGGAGAAATATTTAGCAGAGGATCCAGTATATCCCCGATAAGCATCTGCTAGGAGAAAGGCAAGCAGGTTATTCCCCTTCGTACCGAGATAGGAGTGAACCAGAACGAGGGTCTTATCCCTGTTCCTCACGAGTTCTACAAGGGTATTTTTCTCGCTTGGAACAGTTCCCAACGCTTCAAGAGTCTTGCCTACAAGCTCCACAGTTTTCTTGAAGGCTTCTTCCGGTAAACCATACATTCTTCGAAGTTTTTCCAGCTCTCCACTTGATGACATGTTTTCAGCTATGCGTCTATAGAGGGAAGCGACCTCGCGTGCAACTTTTCTATCTACAGGTAGGGTCATCCCTGTCCATATGGGTGGTTCGCCGAATTCATGTATGTTTTCCGTGACGTATACCTTGTTTGCCTCTATGTCTACTTCTTCTACGTTCCACGCTTTTCCGCCTAGAATGATTATCTTGCCTTTGCCTATAAGTGAAGCGAAGGAGTAGTCTAGGGAACCAATTATTCTCCTTGACGCCATCTCAACAACGTCAAACGAGAAGGATTCAGGAATCATGGAAGCTGAAGAGTAGTAATATGAAATTGTTCTTCTTCCCATAGTGATATTTCCATTTGAAAATCTGATTATTCCTATGGAACGCATAAACTCCAGGAGATCTATTAGTTCTTTTAGAGATAAATTTTCAAAGGGAAGTGACCGAGTCACTACGTCGTAGAGTTTTTCAAGACTTATTTCACGATACTCGAGTACGAGCCCTGCTATTTGGTGTGCCAACACGTCTAGAGGTTTCTCGTGTGGTGCTTGCTCCTCTAGGTCCCCATTGACGCTCCTCCTAGCTAGGACGGCCGACTCCACCGCATCCTCGAGAAATAATGGTACAATGACACCTCTCGATTTTTCCAATAAACTGTGACCAGCTCTTCCAACTCTTTGTACAAGCTTTATTGCTTGCTTTGGGGACCCAAACTGAACTACAAGTCTTGCATAACCGATGTCCACACCTAGCTCGAGGCTGGACGTTGCAATAATGGCATCTATTCTTCCCTCCTTAAAGAGTCTCTCAGCCTCCTCCCTTTCGGCTCTTGAAAGGCTACCATGATGTACCCTAACATTTAGCCCATATTCATGAGTCAATATTCTTCCTATGAGCTCTGCAGTATCCCTAGTATTGGTAAAAACTATTACACCCCCGTCTCGGCAATACGAGGCAACTTTTTCAACTCTTTCTTCCAGATTTGCCTCGTTCCCAAGCTCCTCAATGCTTATTTCGTAAATTTTTCTTTCCTGCCATTCTATTACGGTTCCGCCTCTTCTACCAGAAAGAAGTCGAAGAGCAGTGTAGGGGTCTTTGAGCGTAGCCGACAGTCCTATTATTTTTAAGTTAGGCGCAATTAGTCTCAAGCGTTCCAAGGCGAGCGAGAGCTGTGCACCCCTCTTGTCGTCCAGCAACTCGTGAACCTCGTCCACTATGACCCATCTGATGTTACGCAATTTTTCCCGATACCTTTTATCAACCAACAGAAACTGAGCTGTCTCGGGAGTTGTAATCAGAAAGTGGGGTGGTTTCTCGGCTATCTTTTTACGTGTTTTTTGAGGCGTATCTCCATGTCGAATCTCTGCCTCGAATCCAAACATTTGGAAAAGCTCAATCATTCGGTCATAAATGTCCCTATTGAGAGCACGTAGCGGAGAAATATAAATTGCAAAGATAGGTTCGCCCCCCTCATTGATGAGGTCGCGGAGAACTGGTAGAATAGCCGCCTCTGTTTTTCCGGCTCCAGTAGGTGCAACAATAAGGATATTTTGGTAGTGTCTAGATGCCTCTAGAGACTTCACCTGTATATAATTAAGTGTCTTGTAGCCAAGCCTCTCCAGTCCCTTTATAAGCTCCTCTTGGAGTAAATTGCTGAGCCTACGCAGTTCAACGCCCTCCATATATATCCATGTTCAACGCATAAAGTAAGGCTCAAAATAAATTCTTTCCCAAAGACGATTCACACACGCTAATCTTAATAAAGCCACATGTCTAATTATTGAAGTAGGAAATGGAGGAGATAACAGAGCTGACCAGAGAGCTTTCAGAATATATAAAACAGAAAAAAAGGGTATCTGCAGAAGAGCTGGTAAGTTGGAGCAAGAACAAAGGTTTAAGCTCGGTTATCCTATACATTGTTGTACAAGAACTACTCAAGGATAGAAGCTTCCAAGCAACAACAGACAAGATAATCATTGACGAAATCTTCCACATAGAGGTTCCCACTAGCCTATACTACCTAGAAGCGACCGCAGAAAAAACCCCTATCCAACCCAAACAAATAGCTTTAAGAGAAGAGAAAAAGAAACAACGGAAAACTTCCGTTAAAAAGCCAGCTAAGGGGCCGTCCCTCCTAGCTTTTCTAGAACAACAAGAGGAACCCAAGGAATCTGAAAATGATCAAGATATGGAAAAGCCCGAAGAAGAACCTCTCCACGAGCCTGAACAACTAACAGAGCCCCCTCCCAGCCGGCAAAATGAACCCCAAATATTTACATTCGATAACCGGCGAGAGCCAGAGCCCCCGCAACAAACTAGAGCAGCAGAACCAGTAATGTTCCAAGATCTCGAGATAACATCAGACCTTGAAACCGCTATACGCTACCTCGGGAAATATTGGAGTGTTGGGAGACTACGCCTCATAGACGATTTAATGGGAATGGGAGTCAAAGACCCAATCAAAGTCATAAATGAGCTGGCCAGGAAGGGCCTCATAGAGATCACCGAGCTAGATGTCGTAAATGCAAAGAAGGAATTAATTGAAGTCGCGAAAAGCTATCTTAAAGAAAAGAACATTGCGGACATCTTCTCGACTTAAATTCCCTAGTAAAAAACTGCAAATTTGTTTCCAGCTACTTCTTCCTTGAGGCAGGAACATATATTGGGACTTTAGAGTTCCTGTCCACAGCAACAACTAGGCCTCTCTGCTCAAGCTCTTTCAGTGTCTTCTTTGCCCTGCTAAGTTTTATGGAAAATCTCGAAGCTAAAACGTAAGGCGTAATGTACCTTAAGCCCTTGAGTTCCTTTATTATTTGCTCGAGGGAAACCTCTGTCAAGTTCCCTGTTGAAGCTTCTAACTTCATCTGGGGTTTTTTGCTTTCTTCTTTCTTCTTTGTTGTTTCTTCTTTCGTGGCTCTCTTTTCTAGGGCCGAGACTGTGGGTCTCTTCTTACCTCCCATGATTCACACCTGGTTGATACTATGGGAGAGTTTGCCTAAAAAGTTTTCGCATCTAAACAGTTTTTAAATGTCGGTGACGCCGTCCTCTGTTATAGCGAAGGCGACCTCTTTCTCAGCATGCTTGGGGCTGTCTATGATTCTTGCTATACGTTTGCCCTCTTTTGCCTTCCTGAGCCAAATCCTGTATGTACATCCATGAGCCATTATGTTTCCGCCTGCTGGCTTCATGGGGTTTCCGAAGAAGATGTCCGGTGACGACATAACTTGGTTAGTAACAACAACGGCCAGGTTGTATAGGCTAGCAAGCCGGTGAAGCTGGCTAATATGCCTGTTGAGTTTTTGTTGTCTTGATGCCAGGTTTTCGCGGCCTGGATATTCAGCTCTGAAGTGATTAATGAGGCTGTCGACAATTATCAGTCTAATATTCTGACTTTCAATGTATTTCTTAGCCTCATCTACCAAGAGCATTTGGTGATCGCTATTGTATGCTCTTGCGTAGATTATGTTTTCTAGTGCCTTTTCTGGGTCTAGCTGTTTTGCCCTTGCTATCTGTATTATTCTCTCCGGCCTGAAGGTGCCCTCTGTGTCTATGTATAGTGCCCTAGCGTTGAGGCCTCCCTTCTCCTTCGGTAGCTGGACCATCACCGCTAGCTGGTGGCAAATCTGAGTCTTACCAGCACCAAACTCACCAATCAGCTCAGTAATACTACCAACCTCAACACCACCCTCCAACAAATCATCCAAACTACGAACACCAGTACTGATGTATTCAAGGTTCTTCCTCTTTTCAAAAAGCACCCTAGCAGTGATGAATTCCTCTCCTCTATTAACCAGTTTCTGTGCAGCCCGGATTATGGCTATGGCCCTCTCTTCAGAACCAAGGACAACAGCTAGCTCATGTGCAGAAGCAAACGCAAGGTCACGCACAGAGTAGAAACCAGCCGCCCTAAGCTTCTGAGCAGTGATTCTCCCCACGCCATCTAGGTCCTCTAGTCTTATTTCTCCCTCGGGAACTTCCTCTTCAGACGGTTCAAGTGGTTCTTCTTCCAAAATCTCCTCTGCTAGCTTATCTGCATCAATCTCTTCTTCAAATGTTTTTTCCTCTTCTTCAACCTTTACCTTTTCTTTCTTAGGCATTACTAGACACTCCGAGTAAAACTTACACCATAAATATAAAAACGTTGTCGTTGAAGTAGACCGAAAGTAAACACAGATAAGAAATAAAGCTTAATTAGATGGATATACCACAGTCATATCATGCGTCAAGAACAGGTATATGGCGAACTCCACGAAGCCCTAAAGACTATAGTGAGCTATCTTTCCGAAGAGTGGAACAAACGTAACAACAGGGCGACACCTAGCGGCGTTCTCTCTGGTATTGGGTTTGACCAGATAGATCCATACTTAATTACCTACGGCTTTATTGTCAGGGGTCTCATCGAGAGAAGGAATCGAAAAACCTATTTAACAAGGGTTGGCGAGGAAGCCCTTAATAGAATCATAGAGATAGCCGAGATTATCAGAGAAGACTCTTTGTTTCCAGACCTTGACAGAGGAAAAATCCTGGGGGCAACACTGTATGCTCTCTATGATTGGCAAAACAGCTATAGGACGGGGGAAGAATACTTGCAGTATCTAGAAAAGATCAAGGCTAAGATCTTGGAAATTAAAAAGACTTCAGAGGAAAAGTTTAAGCTTCTAGCAGTCCTCCTGCCTCGAATAAAGCTGGATGAAGGCTACACGCTCGAGAAACTCCTAGAAGGCGTCCTGCATTTGGAAACTTAGCAACTTTTGACAAGTAAAAATTAATTTTTTTCGCGCCTTCTAGTTTGTGGTGCGGCTTTGCAGAAACTAAGAGAACTTGAATACAACGCTTTAAAGTATGCAGTTGTAGCGAGGAAATACATCGACATTGCAAGAAGCCTAAAGACAACTCCGTCCTACGTGTCTAAACTTATCACGGGTCTTGAAAGGAAAGGAATAAAGATCTACGGCAAATTTGACTACGCCTCCATAGGTCTAATAGAATACCTCATGCTTTTACCCTTCTCCCAAGACATAATGGAAAAAAACATACCATACATAATACAGAAAACTACCCTAATAAAATCCAAGCAAAAAATACTCATGCTGAGAGCACTAATCCCAGATGGAGCACAAAAAGACTTTGCAGACATACTACAAGCAGACCCCAATCAAATGTGGAGGATAACAAGCTTCTCTTGGAACCCCTACTCTTCTCCGCTTACAGTCTACATGCACGGCAAAATAACATCCAATACTCTACAGCTTACAGAGCTCCTAGAAACCAGAAAATTGGTACATACGCCGCCACCGAAGCAACAACAGAAAATAGACAATCTAGACCTCGAGCTAGTAGCAGAGTTTACGAGGAACCCCTTCCTAAAGCTATCACAACTAGCCCAAAGAAAAAACATGAAAAACCAGACGCTAAACTATCACTATACCAGCCACGTTAAGCCCATAAGACTAGAAAACGAGGTAATAATTAACCCACCCCCCGGATATGCAACAAGGCTACTACAAATAAAGACAACGCGGGGACACGAAGAACACATAGCATGGGCACTCTCAAGCCTACACTACGTCCAAAACACTTACGCCCTGACCGGCACAGGAACAGTCTATACGTTTCTCTTCCCAGACCCCTACGAAGAAAAGCAACTAGCAGAAACCCTCTATACGTGTACAGCTATACTAGATTTTACGCTGTTTGGCTATGTCACAGCCAACAAACGCTACACAGTTCCCTTTGGAGACATTATTGCAAATGGTAGATACAACATAGGAATAGTATATGAAGCACTACATGTACACCGCAGAAAAGCGAACTACGACATATATGAGCTCTAGCGTAGCATTCCTACGTATTCTTTTCTCTACGAATAATCTTGGGAGCATAGAGCAATGCATCTAGAGCCTTCTCCTCCCAATCACTCACTAAGACAAGGCGATGTGGCGTCTCAACGTAGACGACGGGCTTTACTCCGAAGTTTAGGAAAACTAGGAGCCCATATACGCTGGCCTGTGTTGCCTCAGAGAGCTTTACCTCATCATAGCTTTTTACCTCTACAATCTTATAAGGCACCAAAGACCTGAAACATATAGTATCGGCCACACCATGAACCCAGCCAAACCTAAAAAGCCATGCCAGAGGAAAAGGAATACACACGTCTCTATACTCTAGTATCCAGTCGACATCGCCAAATATACTTGAATGTACCCTGAGACCTTCCTCATAGCCCTTGCCCTTGCCTCTAGCCAGCCTCAAAGAAATCTCTGTAACACTAATTTTTGGGTCTCTTGACACCTTGGCCTTCTCGAACCTATTAATAGCAGTCCTAAGTAACCTATATCCGTATACAAGAGCCTCTTCAGGCATCCCAGACTCCATCATCCTTGATGGTGAACTGTGCAGACGCACCTTTTGCCAACCTAGGCGAGTCAAGGACTTCCATAAGCCAGGAGTCGCCTGCTTTCTTCAAGAAAAACCTATGCGTAGAGGCGTGTGCTATAATGTTTCCACCTGCTGGCAACTTAACGGCCACGCCCCAGCTACTCGGCACAGAGACAACCTGGTTAGTTATAACTATCAACAAGTCGTAAAGCCTGCTAAGCCTCTTGAGCCAGTCCAAAACATAGTTTATCCTCTGCTGACGCATCGCAAGCCATTCTCGCCCCCTAAATTGTGCCCTATAAAGCGCTATAACAGAGTCTATAATGACTAGTTTTACGCCCTGTCTTAAATACGGCTTCAAGCCTCTTACAACAAGCTCTTCCAGCTCATCTACATTTATAGGTCTAGCCACGAATACATTCTCGAGCGGATCTTTAACGCCAAATCTTTCTGCAATCTTCGTTACCCTCTCGGGACTAAACGTCCCCTCAGTGTCAATGTAGATAGTTTTTCCTCCCAGCCCACCTTTCCCAGGCGGCAACTGTGCAGTTACGGAGAGCTGGTGACAGAGTTGTGTCTTTCCGGAACCATATTCACCCGCAAACTCGTAGATTTCCTGAACAACAAGACCACCCCCAAGCAACTCGTCGATACCACTTACACCAGTGGAGAGAGTGTCTCGCCCAGAAATCT from Thermofilum adornatum carries:
- a CDS encoding PolB1-binding protein PBP2 family protein, translating into MEEITELTRELSEYIKQKKRVSAEELVSWSKNKGLSSVILYIVVQELLKDRSFQATTDKIIIDEIFHIEVPTSLYYLEATAEKTPIQPKQIALREEKKKQRKTSVKKPAKGPSLLAFLEQQEEPKESENDQDMEKPEEEPLHEPEQLTEPPPSRQNEPQIFTFDNRREPEPPQQTRAAEPVMFQDLEITSDLETAIRYLGKYWSVGRLRLIDDLMGMGVKDPIKVINELARKGLIEITELDVVNAKKELIEVAKSYLKEKNIADIFST
- a CDS encoding 30S ribosomal protein S25e, which codes for MGGKKRPTVSALEKRATKEETTKKKEESKKPQMKLEASTGNLTEVSLEQIIKELKGLRYITPYVLASRFSIKLSRAKKTLKELEQRGLVVAVDRNSKVPIYVPASRKK
- a CDS encoding SPL family radical SAM protein; protein product: MSYIRPFDPWRGKSLCTCPFKYTVNPYTGCQHRCLYCYASSYIKNFFNPRPKANFLETARKDISKIPRGSIINISSSSDPYQPLESKYQYTRRLLELVSDNYVIEIVTKSDLVTRDIDILSKARSVVSITITTLDETLARRLEPGAPFPSRRIYAIKKLTEAGVPVVLRYDPIIPGLNDSKESISAVLEAAVTAGARHVVSSTYKIKPDNLARMLSEFPDLEAKFEHIYRDRKNRIQGYLYADKEYRYRTLSTVRDIAHSLGVTFATCREGLYQLNDKGVTCDGTSLATRNS
- the radA gene encoding DNA repair and recombination protein RadA, which encodes MPLPIEELGKEEGIGKVTISRLKNAGIDTVEELLLFNPEELEEIAGIEFERALRLVRTARRLARWEVSVQKGDEYASQISGRDTLSTGVSGIDELLGGGLVVQEIYEFAGEYGSGKTQLCHQLSVTAQLPPGKGGLGGKTIYIDTEGTFSPERVTKIAERFGVKDPLENVFVARPINVDELEELVVRGLKPYLRQGVKLVIIDSVIALYRAQFRGREWLAMRQQRINYVLDWLKRLSRLYDLLIVITNQVVSVPSSWGVAVKLPAGGNIIAHASTHRFFLKKAGDSWLMEVLDSPRLAKGASAQFTIKDDGVWDA
- a CDS encoding DEAD/DEAH box helicase, whose product is MEGVELRRLSNLLQEELIKGLERLGYKTLNYIQVKSLEASRHYQNILIVAPTGAGKTEAAILPVLRDLINEGGEPIFAIYISPLRALNRDIYDRMIELFQMFGFEAEIRHGDTPQKTRKKIAEKPPHFLITTPETAQFLLVDKRYREKLRNIRWVIVDEVHELLDDKRGAQLSLALERLRLIAPNLKIIGLSATLKDPYTALRLLSGRRGGTVIEWQERKIYEISIEELGNEANLEERVEKVASYCRDGGVIVFTNTRDTAELIGRILTHEYGLNVRVHHGSLSRAEREEAERLFKEGRIDAIIATSSLELGVDIGYARLVVQFGSPKQAIKLVQRVGRAGHSLLEKSRGVIVPLFLEDAVESAVLARRSVNGDLEEQAPHEKPLDVLAHQIAGLVLEYREISLEKLYDVVTRSLPFENLSLKELIDLLEFMRSIGIIRFSNGNITMGRRTISYYYSSASMIPESFSFDVVEMASRRIIGSLDYSFASLIGKGKIIILGGKAWNVEEVDIEANKVYVTENIHEFGEPPIWTGMTLPVDRKVAREVASLYRRIAENMSSSGELEKLRRMYGLPEEAFKKTVELVGKTLEALGTVPSEKNTLVELVRNRDKTLVLVHSYLGTKGNNLLAFLLADAYRGYTGSSAKYFSDPYRVLLVSESYVPPGKLREILVEGLKWKLRFLSDVIRESNSYLIEFTHVASKMGIIDIKKSRPEPGVLSNIRRKLVGTPVDAEAIRATIFEHFDLRSVEEFLQDIERGKRPIIIKELNDLTPLAQLIFEKPTVKAGVVASDIPASGIIQAIIKRIENSHVLLYCINCGQWWQTIKVADYHLFSKCPRCGSRALAVLRPYEEEKIKILEKWRRKENLSADEKKFVEKARQSASLVLSYGYPAVFVLAGHGVGPTTAKNILSKGVSMEALARNVLQAEANYTRTRKYWEE
- the radA gene encoding DNA repair and recombination protein RadA, with translation MPKKEKVKVEEEEKTFEEEIDADKLAEEILEEEPLEPSEEEVPEGEIRLEDLDGVGRITAQKLRAAGFYSVRDLAFASAHELAVVLGSEERAIAIIRAAQKLVNRGEEFITARVLFEKRKNLEYISTGVRSLDDLLEGGVEVGSITELIGEFGAGKTQICHQLAVMVQLPKEKGGLNARALYIDTEGTFRPERIIQIARAKQLDPEKALENIIYARAYNSDHQMLLVDEAKKYIESQNIRLIIVDSLINHFRAEYPGRENLASRQQKLNRHISQLHRLASLYNLAVVVTNQVMSSPDIFFGNPMKPAGGNIMAHGCTYRIWLRKAKEGKRIARIIDSPKHAEKEVAFAITEDGVTDI
- a CDS encoding Gfo/Idh/MocA family oxidoreductase; translation: MPKVNVAVAGLGRIGKVHAEITFTRLENARLVAVMDVVSELANSVAEKYKVKAYTDYDALLKDPEVDAVFITTPTNLHKEMIVKAAEAGKHVFTEKPITVTSSEAIEAIKAAEKADVKLMVGYMRRFDDAYATAKKKIVEGSIGNPLVFINIARDPGAPPGWAQDPRLSGGIFLDMLSHDFDMARYLMGKEVKEVYVKGDALLYNEIKQKGDLDVVTINFEFEGGGYGLIHGSRKSVFGYDLRTEIMGTDGTIYVGSQTDPNLAVGSKDGLIYRGVQWFWSRFYDAYVLEDAAFINSILRDEKPPITGVDGLRVVEIAEACWRSVKEQRPISVRRTL